Proteins from a single region of Rhipicephalus sanguineus isolate Rsan-2018 chromosome 5, BIME_Rsan_1.4, whole genome shotgun sequence:
- the LOC119394136 gene encoding uncharacterized protein LOC119394136 translates to MASTVKSNGTQEPASGRRNGDEPTDKRKRPLRFSGQQDIQLLQEVVSLNPFKDTPPTTAWASISRNLENVLSISSRRCRERTILMLDQYIKGDLASLQRFCTKDEFAVKEQLLQQVLQQYESGAGGYSSRIGSGVVTAPQAAAAQEDDDDDFDLYKPRVILQEDSTPEHSADSLEPSSEHDKDDQQEPSPKRPRLTEDEVLIEEIKAAAAAAAAAEESAADAEAAMVAAADGSSTAIEARHVARSIGAGDFPMQVITFLLTRQAKEAQVRERELKIRREEIQLEKARLKLQEDKLALERARFEIERQERELRLRSELQERTVFMEVLKKVFNNGLGTI, encoded by the exons ATGGCGTCTACGGTGAAGAGCAACGGCACGCAAGAGCCAGCCTCCGGTCGAAGAAA CGGAGACGAGCCGACAGACAAGCGCAAACGTCCACTGCGGTTCTCGGGTCAGCAGGACATCCAGTTGCTACAAGAG GTGGTGAGCCTGAACCCGTTCAAGGACACCCCTCCAACTACGGCGTGGGCGTCGATATCGCGCAACTTGGAGAACGTGCTCTCCATCAGTTCTCGGCGCTGCCGTGAGCGCACCATCCTCATGTTGGACCAGTACATCAAGGGCGACCTCGCCAGCTTGCAACGCTTCTGCACCAAAGACGAGTTCGCCGTCAAAGAGCAGCTGCTCCAACAG GTTCTGCAGCAGTACGAAAGCGGCGCCGGTGGCTACAGCTCTCGCATCGGCTCCGGCGTCGTGACGGCGCCCCAAGCAGCAGCCGCCCAAGAggatgacgacgacgacttcGACTTGTACAAGCCTCGCGTCATCCTCCAGGAAGACTCGACGCCCGAACACTCTGCTGACAGCCTCGAAC CAAGCAGCGAGCACGACAAGGACGACCAGCAGGAGCCATCTCCGAAGCGGCCGCGACTCACGGAGGACGAGGTGCTCATCGAGGAGATCAAGGCTGCCGCGGctgcggccgcagctgccgaagAAAGCGCCGCCGATGCCGAGGCTGccatggtggccgccgcggaCGGCAGCTCAACTGCCATCGAAGCGCGCCACGTGGCTCGGTCCATAGGCGCCGGAGACTTCCCCATGCAAGTCATCACCTTCCTGCTCACCCGGCAGGCCAAGGAAGCTCAG gttCGAGAACGCGAGCTGAAGATTCGTCGGGAAGAGATACAGTTGGAGAAGGCCCGGCTCAAACTTCAGGAAGACAAGCTGGCACTGGAAAGAGCCCGCTTCGAGATCGAACGCCAAGAACGTGAGCTGCGTCTCCGTTCCGAACTCCAGGAGCGCACTGTCTTCATGGAGGTGCTCAAGAAGGTCTTCAACAATGGTCTCGGTACCATCTGA